A DNA window from Dendrosporobacter quercicolus contains the following coding sequences:
- a CDS encoding PQQ-binding-like beta-propeller repeat protein, producing MMDKLIGWLPPALLAITLSFLGMHIFYAGALPAAFSPGQPASVNDAYRRVADIPLGKVEVFNYRRMGFTHGFVQFSPDGRYLAVGTENGDIVMMGTDGRQLWRKQLGLGKISALHFARDSRSLLIGETSQQGSLLNWDAETGAELWRQSSVEQLGVDLKQKTFPGIVSITADQAGNIYAAGQRYSKYADGRSQYYGRIYRLSPAGNITAMFPADSNLDSWVSWLSVDDAGDKLVFGTANWDAGSSVRFTDTMYCLDGRLGSVLWSKNIEPVPPYQNTTMRSSPDISADGRYVAGVSSDGRGYLFDGDGRNIWQRSISRPRTIAGVSINAVGSNVQYTEFGVVLTTGNTYNRANWQLPTPVEHPGGNSMFVFDRQGMLLSRYTTGGMIEQFSVGGDQAVLAVGRNTKTRDTGIHGLYVLSLPDLALISFFPMNGPCVGVAVSSDQRYIAGVEAPLQLDDGSITGTYRLLLFERRN from the coding sequence ATGATGGATAAGCTGATAGGCTGGCTGCCGCCGGCGCTGCTGGCGATTACGCTGAGTTTTTTGGGAATGCATATTTTTTATGCCGGGGCGCTGCCGGCGGCATTTTCTCCCGGGCAGCCGGCGAGCGTTAATGACGCTTATCGAAGGGTCGCCGATATTCCCTTAGGAAAAGTGGAGGTTTTCAACTACCGGCGTATGGGCTTTACGCATGGATTTGTCCAGTTTTCTCCGGACGGCCGCTATCTGGCGGTAGGGACGGAAAATGGCGATATCGTCATGATGGGGACAGACGGCCGCCAATTGTGGCGGAAGCAGCTGGGGCTGGGCAAAATCAGTGCGCTGCATTTTGCCCGCGACAGCCGCAGCCTGCTGATCGGTGAAACCAGCCAGCAGGGCAGCCTGCTTAACTGGGATGCCGAAACCGGAGCAGAATTATGGCGGCAAAGCTCTGTGGAGCAATTGGGCGTTGACCTTAAGCAAAAGACCTTTCCCGGCATTGTCAGTATTACCGCCGATCAGGCCGGCAATATTTACGCCGCCGGACAGCGGTATAGCAAATATGCCGACGGACGCAGCCAATATTACGGACGGATTTACCGTTTGTCGCCGGCCGGAAACATCACCGCGATGTTTCCGGCGGACAGCAACCTGGATTCCTGGGTCAGCTGGCTTAGCGTTGACGACGCCGGTGATAAGCTGGTCTTTGGCACCGCCAATTGGGATGCCGGCAGTTCGGTTCGTTTTACCGATACCATGTATTGCCTGGATGGGCGTCTCGGCTCAGTTTTATGGAGTAAGAATATTGAACCGGTGCCTCCGTATCAAAACACCACTATGCGCTCCAGTCCGGATATTTCGGCCGATGGCAGGTATGTTGCCGGTGTTTCCAGCGACGGGCGGGGCTATTTGTTTGACGGCGATGGCCGGAATATCTGGCAGCGAAGTATCAGCCGTCCCCGGACAATCGCCGGGGTCAGCATTAATGCCGTTGGCTCCAATGTGCAATACACCGAATTCGGGGTTGTTTTGACTACCGGCAATACCTATAACCGGGCCAACTGGCAATTGCCCACGCCCGTTGAGCATCCCGGCGGCAATAGTATGTTTGTTTTTGACCGGCAGGGAATGCTGCTAAGCCGGTATACCACCGGCGGCATGATTGAGCAGTTCAGTGTCGGCGGCGATCAGGCAGTTCTGGCCGTTGGGCGGAACACTAAAACCCGGGATACCGGCATACATGGCCTGTATGTGTTGTCCTTACCGGACTTGGCGCTGATTTCTTTTTTCCCCATGAACGGACCTTGCGTCGGCGTGGCCGTCAGCAGTGATCAACGGTATATCGCAGGCGTCGAGGCTCCCCTGCAGCTGGATGACGGCAGCATTACCGGCACTTACCGCCTGCTGCTGTTTGAGCGACGCAACTAG
- a CDS encoding energy-coupling factor transporter transmembrane component T family protein, with amino-acid sequence MYNKQIWRTESGRTLIYALDARTKLAVMLTMAVLAILIDSAATLFILLILTLLLHFWAQMPAAKWRLLSLLILFGIWGSMASQALFYNQEPRTVVACLLPAGIPVFGQLSGGLYIYREGLEHGAVQALRTSIMSALGLLVCWTTNTNQLLKGFLAWRMPYELAFMLITGLRFLPVIAEETATVLTAQRLRGFEPLKTLSVRHFLQSAMQTLFPILARTVRRAATLALSVQSRGFGRGSPCLADAAWPVRQKIAVYFLLAGTVAAMIAKLMYLLQYNGLLYVAGWRVLYDVMKVWL; translated from the coding sequence ATGTACAACAAGCAAATATGGCGGACTGAGTCCGGCCGAACCCTGATTTACGCTCTGGATGCCAGGACCAAACTGGCGGTTATGCTGACGATGGCGGTTCTGGCAATACTGATTGACAGTGCCGCTACCTTGTTTATTCTATTGATTTTGACGCTGCTTTTGCATTTTTGGGCGCAAATGCCGGCCGCTAAATGGCGATTGCTTAGTTTATTGATCTTGTTTGGCATCTGGGGCTCAATGGCCAGTCAGGCGCTGTTTTACAACCAGGAGCCCCGTACCGTCGTCGCTTGCCTGCTGCCGGCGGGCATACCGGTATTTGGTCAGTTGAGCGGCGGTTTGTATATTTACCGGGAAGGGCTGGAACATGGCGCTGTTCAGGCTCTCAGAACCTCCATTATGTCCGCTCTGGGACTGCTCGTCTGCTGGACCACCAATACCAATCAATTGCTTAAAGGCTTTCTGGCCTGGAGAATGCCGTACGAGCTTGCCTTTATGCTGATCACCGGGCTGCGCTTTCTGCCGGTGATTGCCGAAGAAACCGCGACTGTATTGACCGCTCAGCGGCTGCGGGGCTTTGAGCCGTTAAAAACGCTGTCAGTCCGACATTTTTTGCAGTCGGCAATGCAGACCCTGTTTCCTATTCTGGCCCGGACTGTCCGGCGGGCCGCAACCCTGGCCCTTTCTGTACAAAGCAGGGGCTTCGGGCGCGGCAGCCCCTGCTTGGCCGATGCTGCGTGGCCGGTACGGCAGAAAATTGCCGTTTATTTTTTATTGGCCGGTACGGTGGCGGCAATGATCGCAAAACTCATGTACCTGCTGCAATATAACGGCCTTCTGTATGTGGCCGGCTGGCGCGTGCTGTATGATGTAATGAAAGTGTGGCTGTGA
- a CDS encoding thiolase family protein: protein MSEAYLIGGLRTPIGKTNGILKGFLPEQLAAGVLQEIISRYGLAPQDIDQVILGNAVGPGGNIARVAVLEAGWPYACPALTVDTQCGSGLSAVELAVAQIRSGQAELVIAGGVESTSMAPRRQFNVNDPRFAGEAAFYEQAPFSPPAVGNPGVGEAAEALARQLDISREDMDKLALLSHKKACQARERKVLKDIILPLAWQGTILRDDECLRDNMSSRLLARMKGAFAAGGRITAGNACLKHDGAAAVLIASRAAMQRRGLRPGACIAGTVSTGCDPNVFPLGPVNAIRRLLDKQGLRPEQLDAIEINEAFAVKILACCRELGLCLEKVNQLGGALAYGHPYGASGAMILLHLLTVLEQGEGRFGAAAIGAVGGIGVAVLLERC, encoded by the coding sequence ATGAGTGAGGCCTACCTGATTGGCGGGTTAAGAACGCCAATCGGTAAAACCAATGGAATCTTAAAGGGCTTTCTGCCGGAACAGCTGGCGGCCGGTGTGCTGCAGGAAATCATCAGCCGTTACGGCCTGGCCCCGCAAGACATTGATCAGGTTATTCTCGGCAATGCGGTAGGACCGGGCGGTAATATTGCGCGAGTGGCGGTCCTGGAAGCGGGCTGGCCTTATGCCTGCCCGGCGCTGACGGTGGATACGCAGTGCGGGTCGGGGCTAAGCGCCGTCGAGCTGGCGGTTGCGCAAATCAGGTCCGGGCAGGCTGAACTGGTCATTGCCGGCGGCGTTGAGAGCACCAGTATGGCGCCGCGCCGCCAATTCAACGTTAACGATCCCCGGTTTGCGGGTGAAGCTGCCTTTTACGAGCAGGCGCCTTTTTCGCCGCCGGCGGTGGGCAACCCCGGTGTGGGGGAGGCTGCTGAAGCTCTGGCCCGTCAACTGGATATTTCGCGGGAAGATATGGACAAGCTGGCTCTTTTAAGCCATAAAAAGGCCTGTCAGGCCAGAGAGCGCAAAGTGTTGAAGGATATCATCCTGCCGCTGGCCTGGCAGGGGACTATTCTCCGGGATGATGAATGCCTGCGGGACAACATGAGCAGCCGGCTGCTGGCCCGGATGAAGGGCGCTTTTGCGGCAGGCGGCCGGATTACGGCCGGCAATGCCTGTTTAAAGCATGACGGGGCGGCGGCAGTGCTGATTGCTTCCAGGGCCGCAATGCAGCGCCGGGGACTTAGGCCCGGGGCCTGTATTGCCGGAACGGTCAGTACAGGCTGTGACCCGAATGTATTTCCCCTGGGACCTGTAAATGCAATTCGCCGGCTATTGGATAAACAGGGCTTGCGGCCGGAGCAGCTTGATGCGATTGAAATTAATGAAGCCTTTGCCGTTAAGATTCTGGCCTGCTGCCGTGAACTGGGGCTTTGCTTGGAAAAGGTCAACCAACTGGGAGGCGCTTTGGCCTATGGCCATCCTTACGGCGCTTCGGGGGCGATGATCTTACTGCATCTGCTGACCGTCCTGGAGCAGGGCGAGGGACGGTTTGGCGCGGCCGCTATTGGGGCGGTGGGCGGAATCGGCGTCGCCGTCCTGCTGGAGAGGTGTTAA
- a CDS encoding biotin transporter BioY has product MEKKMGLTDFVYAALFAALTTVLGFISIPLPISPVPISGLSLGIMLAGTILTVRQAVFSVLTLVLMGAAGVPVFSGLTGGIGVLLGPRGGYYFGFLLGVGLIAWLKGRDNQLWRLALANLTGGVVLVYLFGVSWLSFITGMGLEKALIAGALPFIPGDLFKVAVATVIGAMVNRQRQKFGGSR; this is encoded by the coding sequence ATGGAGAAGAAAATGGGGTTGACTGATTTTGTTTATGCGGCGCTGTTTGCCGCTTTGACCACTGTTCTGGGGTTTATTTCCATACCGTTGCCGATCAGTCCGGTGCCCATTTCGGGGTTAAGCCTGGGCATTATGCTGGCCGGTACGATTTTGACTGTCAGGCAGGCGGTGTTTAGCGTGCTGACGCTGGTTTTGATGGGCGCGGCGGGTGTGCCGGTTTTTTCCGGGCTGACAGGCGGCATTGGCGTTTTGCTGGGGCCGCGGGGCGGCTATTATTTCGGCTTTTTGCTGGGGGTTGGCCTTATTGCCTGGTTAAAGGGCCGGGATAATCAGCTTTGGCGTCTGGCTTTGGCCAATTTGACCGGCGGGGTTGTTCTTGTTTATCTGTTCGGCGTGTCCTGGTTAAGTTTTATTACCGGCATGGGTTTGGAAAAAGCATTGATTGCAGGAGCGCTGCCGTTTATTCCGGGAGACTTGTTTAAGGTTGCAGTCGCCACGGTGATTGGGGCAATGGTCAACCGGCAGCGGCAGAAGTTTGGTGGAAGCCGATGA
- a CDS encoding energy transducer TonB: MKDWRTEDEVKGMTAESRFPKAAAISCLIHLFVLAGLGWLAGPFFQQPVIAEQIIELELGVAGQDGPAGGDTGTPPGEQSQPVRRPPHSDQRQTASELPELRPGDSPAPASPEAIATEEAAASGMGNSAGGAVSATAGGGAAGSGGSGGRRGTGGGGLAPPGILSQVEPAYPNEARNAGQAGTVVLRIQVLTNGRTGSISVAASSGYELLDRAAIDAVKRWRFIPAKDRSSGKSVVSYTTLPVVFELMSNNRSAR, from the coding sequence TTGAAGGACTGGCGAACTGAAGACGAGGTGAAAGGGATGACAGCAGAGAGCAGATTTCCGAAAGCGGCGGCAATATCATGCCTGATTCACCTGTTCGTATTGGCGGGACTGGGCTGGCTGGCCGGGCCATTCTTCCAGCAGCCGGTGATTGCCGAGCAAATCATTGAACTGGAATTGGGGGTTGCGGGACAAGACGGCCCGGCTGGCGGCGATACAGGGACGCCGCCCGGGGAACAGAGCCAGCCGGTGCGTAGGCCTCCGCACTCTGATCAGCGGCAAACCGCCTCTGAACTTCCTGAATTACGCCCCGGGGATTCACCGGCCCCAGCTTCTCCTGAAGCGATCGCGACGGAAGAAGCTGCAGCATCCGGTATGGGGAACAGCGCCGGGGGAGCGGTCTCAGCCACTGCCGGCGGCGGTGCCGCCGGCAGTGGCGGCAGCGGCGGGAGGCGCGGGACGGGCGGTGGGGGCCTGGCCCCGCCGGGCATTTTAAGCCAAGTAGAGCCGGCTTATCCCAACGAAGCCCGTAATGCCGGCCAGGCCGGAACTGTTGTGCTGCGTATTCAAGTTTTGACCAATGGCCGCACCGGCAGTATCAGTGTTGCAGCTTCATCCGGTTATGAGCTGCTGGACAGGGCGGCAATCGATGCCGTGAAAAGATGGCGGTTTATACCGGCGAAAGACCGAAGCAGCGGTAAGAGTGTTGTTAGTTATACCACTTTACCGGTGGTTTTCGAGCTAATGAGTAATAACCGCAGCGCCCGGTGA
- a CDS encoding ABC transporter ATP-binding protein, producing MQHLVEVRNVSFTYRQRLTPSLVNINLQIAAGEFVLITGSTGCGKSTLLQLFNGLIPHENSGCLQGAVFIDGQNTREHDIAVLSRSVGMVFQSPDDQIFSATVFEEVAFVLENMGLPAPVVAGRVQESLAAVGLAGKAGAEVGQLSGGQKQRLALAAVLAANPKVLVLDEPISQLDPQGAAGVLGILTRLNDRHGITVIIVEHRLHEVLPLCSRVVIMDGGAIVWQGPCAGLLEHTGVLAAHHLRIPQPVAVCRELGVNPGSFAAGAAVKAIQALYPDIPRKKQTAEAAFPVPGQPAVELENVTFAYQPQAERVLHEIRLTIPCGQFVALMGNNGAGKSTLLQQMCGLLQPETGWVKILGKPVKQGRRQVGMVLQNPDLMLFNQTVAAEIGFGNGGRPIDTAMLAQLDLGGLVRDFPLALSRGQRLRVAIAAVLARQPAVVLLDEPTTGQDIGHIDDIVRLLQQYVRCGGTVVFCTHDTEVAAGIADRLIVLDCGRIAADDHPRKVFADEDLIVRLGLKIPAVAAISARLYGGTALTVQEVVRYVQQANMAD from the coding sequence TTGCAGCATTTGGTCGAGGTGCGCAATGTATCATTTACTTACCGTCAGCGGCTGACGCCCAGCCTGGTCAATATTAATTTGCAGATTGCCGCCGGCGAGTTTGTTTTGATTACCGGCTCCACCGGCTGCGGCAAAAGCACGCTGCTGCAGCTGTTCAATGGTCTGATTCCCCATGAAAACAGCGGCTGCTTACAGGGAGCGGTTTTCATTGACGGGCAGAATACGCGGGAGCATGATATTGCTGTGCTTAGCCGCAGTGTAGGGATGGTTTTTCAGAGTCCGGACGATCAGATTTTCTCGGCCACGGTCTTTGAGGAAGTCGCCTTTGTCCTGGAAAACATGGGGCTGCCGGCCCCGGTGGTTGCCGGGCGGGTGCAGGAGAGTCTGGCGGCAGTTGGCTTGGCAGGCAAAGCCGGGGCAGAGGTCGGTCAATTGTCAGGCGGCCAAAAACAGCGGCTGGCCCTTGCCGCCGTTTTGGCGGCCAACCCCAAGGTGCTGGTGCTGGATGAGCCGATCAGCCAGCTTGATCCTCAGGGAGCGGCCGGAGTGCTTGGAATTTTAACCCGGCTTAACGACAGACACGGCATTACCGTCATTATTGTTGAACACCGGCTGCATGAGGTACTGCCATTGTGCAGCCGGGTGGTCATTATGGATGGCGGCGCGATTGTCTGGCAGGGACCCTGCGCCGGACTGCTGGAGCATACCGGCGTGCTGGCCGCACACCATTTGCGCATTCCTCAGCCGGTGGCGGTATGCCGGGAGCTGGGGGTGAACCCCGGGTCGTTTGCTGCGGGGGCTGCCGTTAAGGCCATTCAAGCGTTGTATCCGGACATTCCAAGGAAGAAGCAGACGGCTGAGGCTGCTTTTCCGGTTCCGGGGCAACCGGCGGTCGAACTGGAGAATGTAACGTTTGCTTATCAGCCGCAGGCTGAGCGGGTTTTGCACGAAATCCGGCTAACCATACCCTGCGGTCAGTTTGTGGCGCTGATGGGGAATAACGGCGCCGGGAAATCTACTCTGCTGCAGCAGATGTGCGGCCTGCTGCAGCCTGAGACCGGCTGGGTAAAGATACTTGGCAAACCGGTAAAGCAAGGGAGGCGGCAGGTCGGCATGGTGCTGCAAAATCCTGACTTGATGTTGTTTAATCAAACCGTTGCCGCTGAAATTGGTTTTGGCAATGGCGGCCGGCCGATAGATACGGCCATGCTTGCGCAGCTTGACTTAGGCGGGCTGGTTCGGGATTTCCCCCTGGCGCTTAGCCGCGGCCAGCGTTTGAGGGTGGCAATTGCGGCCGTGCTGGCCCGTCAGCCGGCGGTTGTATTGCTGGATGAGCCGACAACCGGGCAGGATATCGGGCACATTGACGATATTGTCCGGCTGTTGCAGCAGTATGTGCGGTGCGGCGGGACGGTAGTCTTTTGCACGCATGATACCGAGGTGGCGGCCGGAATTGCCGACCGGCTGATTGTATTGGATTGCGGCCGGATCGCTGCTGACGACCATCCCCGGAAAGTGTTTGCCGATGAGGACCTGATTGTCCGTTTGGGGCTGAAAATACCTGCAGTGGCGGCTATATCCGCCCGGCTATACGGTGGAACGGCCTTAACCGTGCAGGAGGTGGTGCGTTATGTACAACAAGCAAATATGGCGGACTGA